ATCCGACGGATAGTGCTCGATTCAAAAGTTAATTCTGGTTAGATGAATAAAAATGAGTGGCTTTCAGCAGTGGAATCTTTAAATAAATTATGGAGGCGAAACTTAATATGGCTTACCTGATCGGTGAAGAGCATGAATTGATGCGGCGGACGGTACGGGAATTTGCGGAAACAGAATTGGCGTCGCGCGCCAAAGAAATGGACGAAACCGGAAATTTCCCCTGGGATTTAGTCAAAAGAGCGGCAGAACTTAATTTATTAGGAATTATGGTGCCTGAGGAGTACGGTGGGGCCGGGAGCGACATGCTGAGCTGCGCCATCGCCATCGAAGAGGTTTCAAGGGCAAACGCAACACTGGGAATTATCATCGCAGCGCATAAACTTGGTTCAGATGCTCTGATGATTGCTGGAACAGAGGAGCAGAAACAGAAGTACCTGGCACCGATTGCCCGCGGCGAAAAGCTGGCAGCCTTCGGCCTTACAGAGCCGGGCGCGGGATCTGATGCCGGCTCCCTGGCAACTACTGCGGAACGCGATGGTGATACCTGGGTTTTAAACGGAACGAAGTGCTTTATTACAAACTGCGGCCCGGCGGAGATCTATGTTGTCGCGGCGAAAACGGATAAGGATGCCGGGGTCCGGGGGATTAGCACCTTTATCGTTGAGAAAGGAACACCCGGTTTCTCCATCGGGAAGCTGGAGGAGAAAATGGGTCTTCACGCCTCGGCAACCGGCGAACTGATCATGGACAACTGCCGGATTCCCGCAGAAAACATCCTCGGACCGGTTAACAAAGGTTTTTCAATCTTTATGAAGGCATTAGACGGTGGGCGCGTTGCGATTGCCGCGATGGCGCTCGGAATTGCCCAGGCCAGCCTTGACGCTTCCGTCGAATTTTCCAAACAGCGGAAACAGTTCGGGCGCCCCATCGCTTCCTTCCAGGCGATTGCCTTTTACCTTGCTGAAATGGCGACTAAGATCGAAGCCGCCCGGAGCCTCACTTACCGCGCGGCCTCTCTGAAAGATGCCGGACAGCCTTTCGGCAAGGAGGCGGCGATGGCAAAGTACTACGCCTCTGAGGTGGCGATGTGGTGTTCAACGAAAGCGGTCCAGATCCACGGTGGATACGGCTACACGAAGAACTTCCCGGTCGAGCGCTACATGCGTGAGGCCAAATTGACGGAAATTGGGGAAGGAACCTCGGAGGTTCAAAAACTGGTGATCAGCAGACTTCTCACGGAGTAGTTCTTCAGGGTTGAAGGGCCGGAGTGCGCCCCCTCCTTCCGGCCCTGTTTTGTCTATGCAGCCTGTTTTAAGGTGCAGGAAGGAGTTGACTGGATTGCGAATCGTTGCTTGTTATAAATATGTCCAGGATGAACGCGATCTCAGAATTAATCCCGAAAACCAGGCCCTTGTAACAGAACGGGCCGCCTGGAAAATCAGCGATTACGACCGGAATGCCCTCGAGGAAGCGGTGCGGGTGAAGGAAGAGCAGGGGGGCACCGTTTACGCTTTAATTGCCGGTGCTTCTCATGTGAAGGTTTCCCTGAAGGATGCCCTCGCGCGGGGTGCCGATGAAGGTGTATTTATCCAGGAGGAGAGCCTGGCCCTGGCGGATCCTGGTATTACGGCTCGCGTGCTTGCGAAGGCCATCCAAAAGATAGGGAATTGTGACCTCGTTTTTTGCGGCGAGGGTGCGAGCGATGATTACGCCCAGCAGGTGGGCCCGCGCCTGGCGGTTCATTTAGGATGGCCGGCGGTCACCTATGTGAGCAGGATCAAGGTTGAGGGAGGAGTTTTGAGAGCGGAACGCAAGCTGGAAGACGGGATCGAGGTTGTTGAGGTTGAGCTGCCGGCTGTAGTAACGGTGACAGGAGAAATCAACCAGCCCCGGATTCCAAGTTTGAAGCAAGTGATGGGCGCAGGTAAGAAGCCGGTTCAAATATGGACGTTTGACGACCTTGCGCTTGGTCCCGCGGATCTCAGGGCCTATGTCCGGAACCAAGCAGTCAAAGGGGCCATTGTGACCAGGAAGCGCCTGGTTTTTAAGGGAGATCCTGCTGAAGTCATTTTTAAAGTAGTAGAAGCTCTCCGAAAAGAAGGGGTTATTTAAACCAGGCTGGGGAGGTTGAGAAGATGACACCGAAAAAGTTTTGGGTTATTTCCGAACAGCAAAAGCTCCTTGCCGAACTGGTTAACGGAGTTAAGGCCCTGGTCCAGGGTGAGGTCTTAATTAATGCCGTTGCGGTGGGAAACCTTCAGGCGGCAGAAGCTGCACTTGCGGCCGGCGCTCACCATGTATTCATGTATCGACTGGATGGACGAGTGCAGGTTGAAGGGTGTTACCGCCGTCTTGCTCAATTAATTAAAGAAACAGGCGGAGATTTAGTGCTGGTAGGGGCAACAAAACGGGGTAAAACACTTGCTGCTTTACTCGCTGCAGAACTGGAGAGCGGTCTGGCCACTGAGGTTACAGTGCTGGATTGGAGCGGGGATCTTATTACAACACAACGCTTTGTTTTTGGGGGGTTGGCTGTTAGCACTGATACCTTTGTTTCGGGAATCCCCATCGTTACAATCCCCCCCCGGATGTGGGAATCTCCTGCAATACCGGCCACTGCCGGGCCGGGCGACAGCCGCACTCCTCTGAATGGCGAGCTCGTTGAAATTTCAGGTGAAGAGGGACCTGTTCGAGTTTTAGAACAAAGACCGCGCCAGTCGGGGGCGGTAAATTTAGATGACGCCCAGGTGGTGATTTGTATAGGCCGCGGCGTTAAAAAGCGAGAAGACCTGGTGATGTTTGAAGAACTGGCCGGTTTGCTCGAGGGGGTTCTGGCCTGCACGCGCCCCGTTGCCGAGGAAGAGGGGTACCGGTGGTTTTCTGAAGACTCCTACATTGGAATTTCAGGGCGGAAGGTGAAGCCTCGCCTTTATCTTAGCATCGGGAGTTCTGGACAAATCCAGCACGTTGTGGGCTGCCGCGATGCCGGGATAATTTTAGGAATCGATAAAAATGAAGACGCCCCCATCTTTGAAGCATCCGATTACGGAATTGTTGGCGATCTCTACCAGGTTGTGCCGGAACTTATTAAGAGAATAAGGGAAATAAAATCGCGCTAAGAGTGGGGTGGGGATTTTGAGCGAAGAGCGGTTTGACTGCATCATCGTGGGAGCAGGGCCGGCCGGTTGCACCGCTGCTTATGAACTTGCAAGCAGGGGCTTAGAAGTGCTGATTGTGGAAAGGGGACCTGCGCCTGGTAGTAAAAACATGATGGGGGGCCGCCTTTACAGTTACGCCCTCCATCAAGTTATCCCTGATTTCTGGAAAGAAGCTCCCGTTGAGAGGTGCGTTACAAAAGAAGAATTAAGTTTTCTTACAGAGCGCGGCGCTGTCACCGTAACCCTGGAAAACGAGGCTTTGAGGGAGGCGCCACACCACTCTTTTACCGTTTTGCGTGCCGATTTTGACGCCTGGCTCGCCGGGAAGGCCGAAGAGGCAGGGGCAATGCTTGCGACAGGTATCAGGGTGGATGATCTGTTGCGGGAGGGGGACCGGATTTGCGGCATCAGGGCAGGAGATGATGAAATCTTCGGTAATGTTGTAATTGCAGCCGATGGGGTGAATTCTCTTTTGGCCCAGAAAGCCGGCCTCCGGGGTGATATTCTCCCGGCGCATGTTTCCGTCGGAGTTAAAGAACTGGTTGCCTTGCCTCCAAAAACCATTG
Above is a window of Bacillota bacterium DNA encoding:
- a CDS encoding acyl-CoA dehydrogenase translates to MAYLIGEEHELMRRTVREFAETELASRAKEMDETGNFPWDLVKRAAELNLLGIMVPEEYGGAGSDMLSCAIAIEEVSRANATLGIIIAAHKLGSDALMIAGTEEQKQKYLAPIARGEKLAAFGLTEPGAGSDAGSLATTAERDGDTWVLNGTKCFITNCGPAEIYVVAAKTDKDAGVRGISTFIVEKGTPGFSIGKLEEKMGLHASATGELIMDNCRIPAENILGPVNKGFSIFMKALDGGRVAIAAMALGIAQASLDASVEFSKQRKQFGRPIASFQAIAFYLAEMATKIEAARSLTYRAASLKDAGQPFGKEAAMAKYYASEVAMWCSTKAVQIHGGYGYTKNFPVERYMREAKLTEIGEGTSEVQKLVISRLLTE
- a CDS encoding electron transfer flavoprotein subunit alpha/FixB family protein, which gives rise to MTPKKFWVISEQQKLLAELVNGVKALVQGEVLINAVAVGNLQAAEAALAAGAHHVFMYRLDGRVQVEGCYRRLAQLIKETGGDLVLVGATKRGKTLAALLAAELESGLATEVTVLDWSGDLITTQRFVFGGLAVSTDTFVSGIPIVTIPPRMWESPAIPATAGPGDSRTPLNGELVEISGEEGPVRVLEQRPRQSGAVNLDDAQVVICIGRGVKKREDLVMFEELAGLLEGVLACTRPVAEEEGYRWFSEDSYIGISGRKVKPRLYLSIGSSGQIQHVVGCRDAGIILGIDKNEDAPIFEASDYGIVGDLYQVVPELIKRIREIKSR
- a CDS encoding electron transfer flavoprotein subunit beta/FixA family protein; the encoded protein is MRIVACYKYVQDERDLRINPENQALVTERAAWKISDYDRNALEEAVRVKEEQGGTVYALIAGASHVKVSLKDALARGADEGVFIQEESLALADPGITARVLAKAIQKIGNCDLVFCGEGASDDYAQQVGPRLAVHLGWPAVTYVSRIKVEGGVLRAERKLEDGIEVVEVELPAVVTVTGEINQPRIPSLKQVMGAGKKPVQIWTFDDLALGPADLRAYVRNQAVKGAIVTRKRLVFKGDPAEVIFKVVEALRKEGVI